The genomic DNA AGTTTTCAATTAACCTTTTAGTTGCCTGCTTTTTTCCCCCTTGGCTGGACCCTATATGTATAACCATTTTCCCTTGAGGATATTCCATACATTCAAAGTGTTTATTATGATGCATTAAATTCTTTATGGTTTTTTCTATCACATCCTCTTTAATACTATTTAGTACATTAAATTGATCGGGATGGGTATCTACCCTCATGTTATATTTTTTTACTATATTTCCTATAATTTTTAAGTCTCTACAAAAATACCTTTCAAAGTCCCACTCTACTTCTGGATGAGTTGCCAAGGGTATTAGTTTGGATGTTATCCTATAAAAGTGTATATTATTTTTACCATTATACTTTAATATTTTCTCTAATGCTTCCACATTTGATCTAGTTACTCGTTTTAACTCCATTAATTTTTTTTCTGTTGATAGGGTTTTATATCTAGCAAATGTAAGGTTGCTAGATGTGGTGATTTTCCCTAGTTTAAGAGCAATAGCCACATAACCAAATCGGATTTTCATAAAATCATTCCTTTTTTTAATAATAATAATTGGTCTACCCTTTATACTTAATACACTTTTAGTATTCTTTCATTATTAAAATTTTATGTTAAAAAAAATCCATGTTTTATATAATATAAAACATGGATTTTTATAGTTACTCCATAATAA from Anaeromicrobium sediminis includes the following:
- the uvsE gene encoding UV DNA damage repair endonuclease UvsE, which translates into the protein MKIRFGYVAIALKLGKITTSSNLTFARYKTLSTEKKLMELKRVTRSNVEALEKILKYNGKNNIHFYRITSKLIPLATHPEVEWDFERYFCRDLKIIGNIVKKYNMRVDTHPDQFNVLNSIKEDVIEKTIKNLMHHNKHFECMEYPQGKMVIHIGSSQGGKKQATKRLIENFHKLPDILKGRLIFENDDKTFTAKEVLDICDEIKAPMVLDIHHHLCNNKGEKIKDIIKPIFDTWEGEYFPPKIHISSPKEGGNDRKHADYIRIEDFIGFIEKCQHLNRDFDVMIEAKKKDLAMFNLIEKIKENKPEWKWIDETTLEI